The proteins below come from a single Sorghum bicolor cultivar BTx623 chromosome 4, Sorghum_bicolor_NCBIv3, whole genome shotgun sequence genomic window:
- the LOC8085173 gene encoding sucrose:sucrose 1-fructosyltransferase, giving the protein METRDTTAPLPYSYTPLPAADAASAEVTGTGHRGGRSRRRSLCAAALVLSAALLLAVAALTGVGRRVDVVPGGAGSPRSTSSISRGPDAGVSEKTSGAWSGGGRLRSDGAGGNAFPWSNAMLQWQRTGFHFQPHMNWMNDPNGPVYYKGWYHLFYQYNPDGAIWGNKIAWGHAVSRDLIHWRHLPLAMVPDQWYDTNGVWTGSATTLPDGRLAMLYTGSTNASVQVQCLAVPADDADPLLTNWTKYEGNPVLYPPPGIGPKDFRDPTTAWFDPSDNTWRIVIGSKDDAEGDHAGIAVVYRTKDFVSFELLPGLLHRVARTGMWECIDFYPVATRGKASGNGVDMSDAFGKNGAIVGDVVHVMKASMDDDRHDYYALGRYDAATNEWTPLDAEKDVGIGLRYDWGKFYASKTFYDPAKRRRVLWGWVGETDSERADVSKGWASLQGIPRTVLLDTKTGSNLLQWPVEEAETLRTNSTDLSGITIDYGSAFPLNLRRATQLDIEAEFQLDRRAVMSLNEADVGYNCSTSGGAAARGALGPFGLLVLADKHLREQTAVYFYVAKGLDGSLTTHFCQDESRSSSANDIVKRVVGSSVPVLDDETTLSLRVLVDHSIVESFAQGGRSTATSRVYPTEAIYANAGVFLFNNATAARVTAKKLVVHEMDSSYNHDYMVTDI; this is encoded by the exons ATGGAGACCCGGGACACGACGGCGCCGCTCCCCTACTCGTACACGCCGCTGCCGGCCGccgacgccgcgtccgccgagGTCACCGGCACCGGCCACCGCGGCGGCAGGAGCAGGCGGAGGTCGCTCTGCGCCGCGGCGCTCGTGCTCTCCGCCGCGCtgctcctcgccgtcgccgcgctcACCGGCGTCGGCCGCCGCGTCGACGTCGTCCCCGGCGGCGCGGGGTCGCCGAGGAGCACCAGCAGCATCAGCAGGGGCCCCGATGCCGGCGTGTCGGAGAAGACGTCCGGCGCGtggagcggcggcggcaggctGCGGAGTGACGGCGCCGGCGGGAACGCGTTCCCGTGGAGCAATGCGATGCTGCAGTGGCAGCGCACGGGATTCCACTTCCAGCCacacatgaactggatgaacgaTCCCAATG GCCCGGTGTACTACAAGGGATGGTATCATCTGTTCTACCAGTACAACCCAGACGGTGCCATCTGGGGCAACAAGATCGCGTGGGGCCACGCCGTCTCCCGCGACCTGATCCACTGGCGCCACCTCCCGCTAGCCATGGTGCCGGACCAGTGGTACGACACCAACGGCGTCTGGACAGGCTCCGCCACCACGCTCCCCGACGGCCGCCTCGCCATGCTCTACACCGGCTCCACCAACGCCTCCGTGCAGGTGCAGTGCCTCGCCGTCCCCGCCGACGACGCCGACCCGCTGCTCACCAACTGGACCAAGTACGAGGGCAACCCGGTCCTGTACCCGCCGCCGGGGATCGGGCCCAAGGACTTCCGTGACCCCACCACGGCGTGGTTCGACCCGTCGGACAACACCTGGCGCATCGTCATCGGGTCCAAGGACGACGCCGAGGGCGACCACGCCGGCATCGCCGTCGTCTACCGGACCAAGGACTTCGTCAGCTTCGAGCTCCTCCCCGGCCTCCTCCACCGCGTCGCGAGGACGGGGATGTGGGAGTGCATCGACTTCTACCCCGTCGCCACCCGCGGCAAGGCGTCCGGGAACGGCGTCGACATGTCCGACGCCTTCGGCAAGAACGGCGCCATTGTTGGGGACGTCGTGCACGTTATGAAGGCCAGCATGGACGACGACCGCCATGACTACTACGCGCTCGGGAGGTACGATGCGGCCACCAACGAGTGGACGCCGCTCGACGCCGAGAAGGACGTCGGCATCGGGCTCCGGTATGACTGGGGCAAGTTTTACGCGTCCAAGACCTTCTATGACCCCGCCAAGCGCCGCCGCGTGCTCTGGGGATGGGTCGGCGAGACCGACTCGGAGCGCGCTGACGTCTCCAAGGGATGGGCATCGTTGCAG GGTATCCCCCGGACGGTGCTGCTGGACACCAAGACGGGCAGCAACCTGCTGCAGTGGCCCGTGGAGGAAGCGGAGACGCTGCGCACCAACTCCACGGACCTCAGCGGCATCACCATCGACTACGGCTCGGCGTTCCCGCTCAACCTCCGGCGCGCCACGCAGCTGGACATCGAGGCGGAGTTCCAGCTCGACCGCCGCGCCGTCATGTCGCTCAACGAGGCCGACGTGGGGTACAACTGCAGCACGAGCGGTGGCGCCGCGGCCCGCGGTGCCCTCGGCCCCTTCGGCCTGCTCGTCCTCGCCGACAAGCACCTGCGCGAGCAGACGGCCGTCTACTTCTACGTGGCCAAGGGCCTGGACGGCTCCCTCACCACGCACTTCTGCCAGGACGAGTCCCGGTCCTCCAGCGCCAACGACATCGTCAAGCGCGTCGTCGGCAGCTCCGTCCCCGTGCTGGACGACGAGACCACGCTCTCGCTCCGCGTGCTCGTCGACCACTCCATCGTCGAGAGCTTCGCGCAGGGCGGAAGGTCGACGGCAACCTCGCGCGTCTACCCCACCGAGGCCATCTACGCCAACGCCGGCGTGTTCCTCTTCAACAACGCCACCGCCGCGCGCGTCACCGCCAAGAAGCTCGTCGTCCACGAGATGGACTCATCCTACAACCACGACTACATGGTCACGGACATCTGA
- the LOC8085174 gene encoding protein prenyltransferase alpha subunit repeat-containing protein 1-B isoform X1 has protein sequence MKLQQQESAGEQQQGGEVQLPENLLRHFEQILHDDPLIDEVGFLHPTQFCSLDCAQDGDSASQPTEFHRTRYFWCRDHKLAISAEILPKLYHAARDAYHNARDAPLSPTHLMRHTKALLILCPDLLTAWNSRKMVLSAEYDFTKLKDELQLCALILSYSPKNESTWSHRRWVIKQVAEQRQDMLELIGNESMLVKEIAEKSKMNYRAWRHRCWLIPYMTRKQVLDELKESTRWSELHVADNCCFHYRRSLLLALLGNLLRNGEDSLSWESEICLLWKEELRWDEMLIRRYQGRESLWNHRRFLSHWWIQHLLTIEENWPSTTSQMDMFVIQEIQLLSECLHDPVDEFGESCVQAELSALYILWITKQVPAVKGKLEERLHSVSLGKLKDVLAGACRPEKRRFWMNLLGLADQSSDIHGLSC, from the exons ATGAAATTACAACAGCAAGAATCAGCAGGGGAGCAACAACAAGGGGGAGAGGTACAGCTCCCCGAAAATCTCCTCCGACACTTTGAGCAAATCCTCCACGATGACCCCCTCAT CGATGAGGTGGGGTTCTTGCACCCGACACAATTCTGCTCACTAGATTGCGCCCAAGATGGTGACTCCGCTTCGCAACCTACAGAGTTCCATCGCACAAGATACTTCTGGTGCAGAGACCACAAGCTTGCCATCTCTGCCGAGATCCTCCCCAAGCTTTACCACGCTGCTCGGGATGCCTACCACAATGCAAGGGATGCCCCACTATCACCCACTCATCTTATGAGGCACACCAAGGCACTACTCATACTTTGCCCTGACCTACTCACCGCATGGAACTCAAG GAAGATGGTGCTATCAGCAGAGTATGATTTCACAAAGCTCAAGGATGAGCTGCAATTGTGTGCCTTGATCCTTTCCTACTCACCAAAGAACGAGAGCACATGGAGCCATAG GAGATGGGTGATAAAACAAGTTGCCGAGCAACGTCAAGATATGTTGGAGCTTATAGGGAATGAATCCATGTTAGTCAAAGAGATAGCAGAG AAATCAAAAATGAACTACCGTGCATGGAGGCATCGATGCTGGCTTATTCCTTACATGACAAGGAAACAG GTGCTGGATGAACTGAAGGAGTCAACAAGATGGAGTGAGCTACATGTTGCTGACAACTGCTGCTTCCACTATCGAAGA TCCCTGCTGCTTGCACTACTAGGCAACCTCCTTCGGAATGGAGAAGATTCCCTTAGTTGGGAGTCAGAAATTTGCCTGCTATGGAAG GAGGAGCTTAGGTGGGATGAGATGCTGATCAGACGCTACCAGGGGAGAGAG TCGTTATGGAACCACCGTCGGTTCCTTTCACACTGGTGGATACAGCACTTGCTCACTATTGAAGAAAACTGGCCCTCAACGACATCCCAGATGGATATGTTTGTCATACAGGAGATACAACTGCTGTCTGAGTGCCTGCATGACCCTGTGGATGAGTTTGGGGAGTCATGTGTCCAAGCAGAGCTTTCAGCGCTCTACATTCTGTGGATAACAAAG CAAGTCCCAGCTGTGAAAGGAAAGCTGGAAGAGAGGCTGCATTCTGTTTCCCTGGGGAAGCTGAAGGACGTGCTGGCAGGAGCCTGCAGGCCAGAGAAGAGGAGGTTTTGGATGAATTTGCTCGGCCTGGCTGATCAATCCAGTGATATACATGGTCTTTCTTGTTGA
- the LOC8085174 gene encoding protein prenyltransferase alpha subunit repeat-containing protein 1-B isoform X2: MTPSYCAQDGDSASQPTEFHRTRYFWCRDHKLAISAEILPKLYHAARDAYHNARDAPLSPTHLMRHTKALLILCPDLLTAWNSRKMVLSAEYDFTKLKDELQLCALILSYSPKNESTWSHRRWVIKQVAEQRQDMLELIGNESMLVKEIAEKSKMNYRAWRHRCWLIPYMTRKQVLDELKESTRWSELHVADNCCFHYRRSLLLALLGNLLRNGEDSLSWESEICLLWKEELRWDEMLIRRYQGRESLWNHRRFLSHWWIQHLLTIEENWPSTTSQMDMFVIQEIQLLSECLHDPVDEFGESCVQAELSALYILWITKQVPAVKGKLEERLHSVSLGKLKDVLAGACRPEKRRFWMNLLGLADQSSDIHGLSC; encoded by the exons ATGACCCCCTCAT ATTGCGCCCAAGATGGTGACTCCGCTTCGCAACCTACAGAGTTCCATCGCACAAGATACTTCTGGTGCAGAGACCACAAGCTTGCCATCTCTGCCGAGATCCTCCCCAAGCTTTACCACGCTGCTCGGGATGCCTACCACAATGCAAGGGATGCCCCACTATCACCCACTCATCTTATGAGGCACACCAAGGCACTACTCATACTTTGCCCTGACCTACTCACCGCATGGAACTCAAG GAAGATGGTGCTATCAGCAGAGTATGATTTCACAAAGCTCAAGGATGAGCTGCAATTGTGTGCCTTGATCCTTTCCTACTCACCAAAGAACGAGAGCACATGGAGCCATAG GAGATGGGTGATAAAACAAGTTGCCGAGCAACGTCAAGATATGTTGGAGCTTATAGGGAATGAATCCATGTTAGTCAAAGAGATAGCAGAG AAATCAAAAATGAACTACCGTGCATGGAGGCATCGATGCTGGCTTATTCCTTACATGACAAGGAAACAG GTGCTGGATGAACTGAAGGAGTCAACAAGATGGAGTGAGCTACATGTTGCTGACAACTGCTGCTTCCACTATCGAAGA TCCCTGCTGCTTGCACTACTAGGCAACCTCCTTCGGAATGGAGAAGATTCCCTTAGTTGGGAGTCAGAAATTTGCCTGCTATGGAAG GAGGAGCTTAGGTGGGATGAGATGCTGATCAGACGCTACCAGGGGAGAGAG TCGTTATGGAACCACCGTCGGTTCCTTTCACACTGGTGGATACAGCACTTGCTCACTATTGAAGAAAACTGGCCCTCAACGACATCCCAGATGGATATGTTTGTCATACAGGAGATACAACTGCTGTCTGAGTGCCTGCATGACCCTGTGGATGAGTTTGGGGAGTCATGTGTCCAAGCAGAGCTTTCAGCGCTCTACATTCTGTGGATAACAAAG CAAGTCCCAGCTGTGAAAGGAAAGCTGGAAGAGAGGCTGCATTCTGTTTCCCTGGGGAAGCTGAAGGACGTGCTGGCAGGAGCCTGCAGGCCAGAGAAGAGGAGGTTTTGGATGAATTTGCTCGGCCTGGCTGATCAATCCAGTGATATACATGGTCTTTCTTGTTGA